TTAACCTGGACTCACTATATGTAGATTCTAACTTTGACCTGCGTGCTGCATGAAGTTAGacgtttgtttctgtgttgacaTGGAGCTGGTGCTtctgcatgttttaaaacagcccacttctaaaaaatgtttttggggACGTATCATATATGAGTCtagatttcagttttttatttcttcagggGGAGAGCAATATTCCATTCCTTTGTCTCTCGCATGGTGAAACTTGGTGCTGCTTCATTGTACACTTTAGTTTAAGGTCTCCTTTTGGTTACTGGAGTTTTCCGTCTTCAGGCTTTGACATCTCTCTCAAAGTGAATGTGCACACAGCTGTATGTTTGGGATCACATCCGTGGCTCTCTGGGGGTAACTGGATAGGAGGGATTTACTGGAGCTGCCTGAAGACTTGAGTTGAGATTAGTTAGTTGGATATTAGTTAGCCTAAATTTGACAAGTTGTAGCTGTGCGTATAATTGATATTTTTTTAGCTAACTTCTTGGATTGTGGTGCATCGCTTTGAGCTTACCACCACTTGAACCCATTGATTTTGGGTGGAATATCCCTTAAAAGGTCAGAATACAGCTTCACACATGAGCTGTCTGTCTCGCCCTGTTCCTCTGAGCTATACACCTTCATCTCCAGTGTGTTTCACTTCCTGAGACGTAATCGGAAGCGACGGCACTGGCAGTGCACACAAAGGCTGCCAAGAAAGTGTTTAAATGTGCAGAGTTTAGCAGATGCCAAAGTACATCGagcgttaaaaaaaaaaaaagaagcttttattttacCTGTCGCTTTAGATTTCTAAAGCCAGATCACATGGCTGACATCCGGTCCATGTGACTTCAAATACACTGCCCACtttacaaaacaacaatttgtataatttagatttttacacaaagtgaaaacatttctttgagGGTTAGTTTATGGCAATTTccttcatatatattatatatatatatatatatatttactggcCAATATCAGTATTGGCAATGGCCCCAACAAGCCATGTTTGTCAGACTTCCTTTTGTTTGTAATGAACTGTTCATTAATGTATTGATTTGTATTCAAAGGCAAAGTCCCAGTGGAGAGCTGCCTAAAAGAAACTGGTTCTTGGCCCTCCACACTGAACAAagatttagttttaaatgtctctgcagcaggaagTCATGCCTCAAGGCCTCAGTGCTCACACTGAATAGTCTTAATCTGAATAGGAACAGCTCAAAAGTGTCTTAATCTGCCAGACCCTTCTCACTTTACATCTGCTGAATCAGGTCCCATTGCAGCAACCTGCctcacaatgtgtgtgtctatatctgtgtgtgtctcccagCTCGGTCTGTGCATCAGCAGGGCGTCTGCGTCGGTGCTGAACCTGAACTGCAGCTTGGTGCTCTTGCCCATGTGTCGCTCACTGCTCACCTTTGTTCGAGGAACACACACTGTAAGTAAAGGAAAGAACGGAGTGAAGGATACGTGGAAAATGAGTTGTGTGTCTTGGTTTCCATGAATGCATGACTTAACcttgttacacacacatgctcgtgCAGGTATCGAGCAGAAAGACGCGCAGACTGCTGGACAAGAGCAAGACCTTTCATGTGGCCTGTGGAGTCACCATCTGCATCTTCTCTGGTAAAGCTGACACAGCAGCTCACATATTTATGTATCagtgtttaaagtgtgtgtgtgtgttttaactggGGATAAATGAACCGGCTGTGATGCCCCTCCAGCTGGTCTCGTGTGTTTTTGCtgtccagctgtgtgtgtgtgtgcgtgtgtttcccAAGATGATCTGCTCATGACATCATGGGAGCTCCTCGCAGCTGCGTGTCTGCTGTGTCTCCAGTTTACAGGCTTCTTCCTTTTATTCATCAAGTCTGTgagcaggtttttgtttttgtttcttttcggGGTTGCCTGGCTCATATCATTGTTTTTACAGTAACACAAGGCTCAGGAAAAAAGATGAAGGCAAGTGAAATCAGCACTACTATGTACAACACTATTCTGTGTACTTCTCCTCTGCAGTGATCTGCCCCAAGTATTGTATCGTATCGTAGAGGTCCTCAAACTGTTAAGGAGCAATGCTGTTATAGTAGCTGATGGGATCCGGGAtgcaaaaaaatatgttttcagggTACCCAAGGTGCtttacagagagaaaacaaaagaaaccaaCACAAGATAATAATACTGATGGTTGGCTGAATACTGATGATTGGCTGAGGCTAGAGTCCATAAGCTGTGGTGAACAGGTGGGTTTTCATGAGTTTCCTCTGGGTGTCCAGAGATGGGGCATTGCGGATGTGAGATGGGAAAGAGTTCCAGAGGGTGGGGGCCGCCACGCTGAACGCTCTGTCACCAAAAGTTCGCAGGCTGGTGCAAAAGAGGGTTCTCCCCTTCATAACACAGTTCTTGCACGCTCAAAAGTTTTGATTTTAGACAGAGACATCTGATGTAGAGTAAAGCAGTGCTGCAGCATGTGCAGAGGACTCGCATGATTGATTTCACAGGTGCACGACAATGATTTGGTGTTGCATTTCCATAAAACACTATAAAAGAATGGTCAAGATTTGTGTAGCAGTTGTCCTGACTTTAGTGTGGATCAAGCTTAAAAAACACGAGTGATAGGAACAGGTATTTTGTTACATGGTGTCTTAAACTTCATGCGCTTTGTTTGCAACACAAGCTCTATGTTATGAATTTATACCACGCTCCTCCAGAGGATATCCACTCgatagttgttgagatattttagtCTGAATGGATCGACTGACACTGCCACACAGCTGATAGAAcgaaagaaaagcaaagactGCAAGACATGACATCTGTTCTTCACTATTATATCATATGTCAAGCTTAATCCATCTTTCGTCAGTagcttctcacacacacacacacacacacacacacacacacacacacacacacacacacacacacacacacagtctgacctTAACCATAGCAGCTACATGTGTAAACCCTATTGTTAAAACGTGtcttaaaatgtaaagatttaTGTTGTGATGTTCCCATAGGGAAGACAGGTCCCAGTAATGCCACTGCAGATGTAGGTCCCCACAACGCCAGTAGTACttatcgcacacacacacacagtctttacaCATACATGCCTCTTTGTCATAATCTAATAGCGGAACGCTGAAGTTCTGAGACAACAAACGACAATGACAACAGGGAGTTAGTGGGGAAGGAAGTGAGACCCAGGTtcagagaagacagagaaagagagggagggggaagagaggggTGGGAAGCAGTGGGAGTGAGAAAGgatgtgagggagagaaaaggaccCTTGTGTCTCATGATTACAGCCCCTAATTCCATCAGCTGTCCAAGGGCTGCGTGGTTAGCCTGTGATGTCAgggacgtgtgtgtgagtgtgtgtgtgcgtgcatgtgtcaGTGAGTCAGGAGGGTGTTTTGCTGACTTTCTGCTGAATGGACAAAGAAATGTCTGTATGAGTGTTCGCTGAGTTTATTTTGACCTAAACAATCGGGTGCGTGTCTGTTTGAAGTGGTGTGTTACCTGCTGGTGTCTCCGCAATTAAGCGTGTGTTTTAAGTCACCCTTTCTTTTTGTGTGCAATCCGCCTCTCGTCCCTTCTGCAGTTGTGCACGTGTCTGCCCACTTGGTGAACGTCATGAACTTCAGTGTGAGGTACTCGGACGACTTTCCTGCTCTCAATTTGGCTCGccacagaggagaggtgagacaCATAGCCACGTGGTGTTTGTACACTACAAGATCTAACTCAAGTCGTTTGTACACGTGAGGAAAAACGTACACAAAGTTCAAAAAATCTCCTTACTCTTGAGCGAGGGTAGTCTACCATAAATGTCCTCAGACTACAGTCAATTGATACCCTCTCTAGTAGAGGGGGGAACTTAGTGAAGAATGTCACCTGTCATGTGCTGGATTGAAGCCTGCAGACTGATTACTCTCCCCGGTACACAGTTGGCACAGTTGGTTACTTAGACGTGGAAGATGCACTAACCACTCTCCCTTTTATTCCTTTTCCTCTCCAGGATCCAAAGCTGATCATCTTGACCACAAGTAAGAAAGACAACTCACTCTTATACAGCATTGCATATAAATTTACACTGTAtatccctttctttctctctctttgtataTCTTCTCTTTATTTGCTGTTTTCCCAGTTAGGATAAATCCTTGTAGAAATTAAAACAGCCTCATTCAGTATATCGTGTAACCTGGATGGATAAATCCCCCATTGCAGATGGATACATGTATGTTTCCTGGGACATTAATTCACTGCTCTCTTATTGGCTTATTCTCTTTAAGTCCCAGGAGTCACTGGTGTCCTGTTGGTTCTCATCCTCTTCCTGATGttcatgtcctcctcctcctgcgtaCGGTAGGTCAACTAAACCACCGTCCTCCATCTTAATCACAAAAGTTTAATGGGTTTGCTTTGTGTTGTGTCACAGATGTGTTATGTGGATACATTTTGGCGAAAGCTGCAAGCAGCAGTGTTTTACACATGACCATTATAAAGTTTTCCTGAGTGCCCTCTTgtcaaatgtccgagtgagcccGTGTGAGAATACAGAAAGAAAATTCACAGCTAGTGAGTGGGCGTGTCAATGAGATTTTTTAACAAAAGACCAACGCAATCCTGAAAAAAACGGGAAGACTAtgaatatctcaggatgaaaaagaagtgaTACACATGGAAGAAGTTGTCAAATTGGAGACACGATGAGATCCGAGCTTTCGACATTAAGGGCTGGCGCCGGTGTCaaagtgctgtaaacaaaaataagtGATTCccaattatttaaatgtatacgtcatgtcctgcctcctgcaagTTCTACCCCTCGCCGGAATTTTCCGGAAACtttcctgttgtgaacacgtctgaccaaGACAatctctttcttcatttttcatgtgtgGAAGGCAAACTTGGCAACACGTGTCCGGATCCAATTTTTTGTTCATGCctgaaaacactgcagacaGTTCAGTTcttgaaacacagagacagttaTTAATTCTCTAAATACAGCCAGAGCTCTTGCGCTTGAATAGACGTGTCTCTgcatttgtctctgtccctctgtgtccctgtgtgtttgtgagatgaAGACAGGGAGATGGAGACCATAAGGAGACATGCTAACTGTGCTCTGTTACAGAGCAAATCCACACTAAGTGTTTCACTCTCAGCTCTGTCATTACTCAGGTCATGGTGGGTCAACcactctgtgtgagtgtgtgtgtgtgtgtgtctgtgtgtgtgtgtgtgtgtgtgtgcgcgctcttCTTGCTTCCCTCACTAATTGAACAGAGGATAAGAGGCTTTTCCAGACCACTTAAGGCTTTAGATAAGAGTTTGGGTGAGTGGCTGGGGAGGTGGGATGATGGCTGCAGCAGAGCGGAGGAATACCCACCTAATAAGTCCCATGTGATCCCCTGATATTAACACACATTAATGTGCACAGGGTTCTTAACATATAGAGTTTTACCATTTAACATCATAACCAATTATATTCGTATGTGAGATGTGGctgaggaggtagagagggCCGTCCACCAACCAGAAgatcggtggtttgatccctggctcctccagtctagTGTCTGGTGTCCTTGGTCCATACACACGTCTTTCTAATACTTACAACTCCTCCACTGTGGTAACTTACAGTATCTCTGAAAGTTCATAATTAAGTTCATAATTATTGTTGTTAACAAAAAACAGATAATTGATGAAGatgattttcatttgtttaccCACATGTTTCCCACCCGTCCTTAAAATACAGGAAACTATGtaagaaaaatgcaaatagtTTGACACAATGGTCAGGAATGTaagtaataaaatgtttatgtgtAATGCACCACATATAATGATGGTCTTAAAATGATCATAAAAAGAAGATTACTCTGGTTTGGTTTCTTGGAAGCAAGGCAGCTCATTTGTCATGTATTTCTGTAGGTTGTAGTTGTAAAGGTGAAGTGTTGTACACATTTTTTCCAAACAAGTTGTAAAAGTTTGTATTCTTCATAATTCTGCTTTGATTATAAATATGGAACTACAGTATAAACCAAGATGTTACCAAAGTTGATTTTGAGAAAATGACCTAACAGGAAGTGAACGCTGGTCTTTTAGATGATTTAACGTGAATGCTGCCGCTCAGCCCGGCACAGAAACAGGATCtactcaaagaaaacaaacatgaaagaagCTGCGGTCAAAGAGGAAGAATACAGGGTCTGATGATGTTCATTGTTTGTAGTGTTTATGGGGGGGGGTCATTGTGTGTAATGACCCCTTTAATATTGACCTCTGGTGTCCTGCTTACTCAGGCTCTGAGCTTCTGAACAAGCTCCGACCTTTCTTCTTTTgtgctctttgtgtttctcttgtaCGTCTGTTTCCATCATGTTCATATGACAAagtttttattcctctttgactcattgcattcatttattttctctttttaaacatCCCAGGTTTCATTTAGAAGTAATAGTTTGTTATgtcgtgatttttttttctcagggtGTCCAACTATGAGATCTTCTGGTACACACACAACCTCTTCATCGTCTTCTACATCATCCTCATGGTGCACATGGTCGGGTAGGTCTCGCGTCTCAGTCCGCTGATGGCAGCACTAaatctgtgtgtctgagtgtgtatgTGGCTTTATCCCTGTAGGAGTCGCCAAGTTGTTCTGCATTGTCGGTACAGTTTGTCCCCGTCTTATCAACCACCTACAGAGGATGAGATAAGAATTTAGCTTCACCTGTGTAAGTCAGCAAATCTCCGACTCCCACTGACAGCTGGAGACATCTCTAACTCTCCTGCAGCAACTTCAACCTGACAAACTCATGTTTTCCTCAGCAGCCACAATATGGATCCTTTTGTACAAACaggtttcattttataaaattcACTTCATGCCACTTTTTCAACACAGCAatgtccttttccttttttgtgtgaaatcattaggattttatttcacttttgctGACAGTCCATCAACCATAGTCCTGTTGCTTCAGTGCTGTAGTGTGATAGATACAGTGTGGATAAATTGTACTATAACAGGAAGCTGTACTTTTATTgttagtgcagtgcctgttctaaaccccCCGTTTACTTGGTGGTAATGCTGGTGACAAGCAACTCTTATAAAAaattactgtaaaataaaaaaaaccaacacCAACTGAAGTCCAACTTTGATTTTTTCCAACAGTGGAGCTCTGAAGTATCAGACCAACATCGAGACCCACCCTCCTGGCTGCCTCCGAGCCAATCAGAGCAACACCGGGCAGCACGACAAGGAGCTGGAGCAGGgtgaagatgaggagaggagatgcAGAGAGGAGGCTCACTTCCAACCTCACTACCcccaggtctgtgtgtgtgtgggcatctATTACGTGTACCCTGGCATTGACGTTTATTTTTGTTTGGGCTGAAAGAAAAgttgtctgtgctgcagtgggTGTGTAAGTGTTGTTCACGTGTGCTGCGTGTTTGCGAAGTGTCAGGAGGGTTTTATTAGAGGTGTAGAGCTGTAAGGGAGGAGTAGACATCCTCTCTACATCaaggcctgtgtttgtgtgtgtttcttcctgCGTGTGTGATTATGTGTTTGCACGTGGTTGTTAAGCAACGAGCTggttccataaaatccctcttATACCCGGTTGTGCTTCCCAGGCTTTACTGGAGCTGTGAGCAATTAGTCTGCGGCAGGTAACTGGAGAAACAAATCCCACACACTGAGAGAGGGTGTGAGATAGAGTCAGCATTAAGTCTCTCATAGGTTGGCTGATTTGGcaaatatgagcctttcacagatatAACGGTATCAAAGTTTATGTTCacgtcactcagtagagcacatatctccaccaaggcccaacagtctccttatgaaacctcATTTAGATTCACTACATCCAGACTCTTATTTggacctgcaccaaattgctcacactcataaaaacttttctgatttttaaaaatcaagatccatgaattattctctgagaaatcaaagaaaatgtttaaaaggagaagaagaagatgtggAGGCTCTCAGGTTGGGATGATGATCAGGTTTGTGTGTTATTTAGTGCTGCGTTGTGTCTCCATGTGTGTTCAGACGTGGCTGTGGGTGTCcggtcctctctgtctctactgtgCGGAGCGTTTCTACCGCTACATCAGGGGCAGTGACCCCGTTACCGTGGTGACAGTCAACAGGCATCCATGTGATGTCATTGAGTTGCGGATGCTAAAGAAAAACTTCAAAGCTCGTCCTGGGCAGGTGAGAGGACATGGCGAGGATTTATCTCCAAACAGGATTTTGCTGCAACTCAGTTGTACTTCATTCTTTCATCCTTTTTTATTCATCGCCCCCTCTTtttctgccctctctctcttcctccatctctctctttttctcagtATATTCTTCTCAACTGTCCAGGTGTCTCTTCGTTTGAGAACCATCCCTTCACCCTAACGACGGTAAGACTTAATGTAACCCACCAAGTTGCTGCAACACATTCCTCACTCATGacacagtgtacacacacacacacacacacacacacacacacacacacacacacacatgtttttacagtttcttaAACGCGCCCCCCCCTCCAACAAAGAACATGCAGTTCTTTGTCTCAACATCCTGCCCCCTCCACTGTCAGCAGAcacttgattgacagctggctCATCCAgtaatattcagtttcacattgtTTATTGATGTTTGCAGATTTTAGTCCAGATTGTATGAGGCTGAATCCGAAGATAAAGAAACAACTTTCTGCCTCGACAGCACACagggattcacacacacacacactcgctcacaaagagtcacacacacacacaaatactttgTGCATGCCTGCGCCTGGTGTGTTATGGAGCTTTGAGGAGGAGGGTAGAGAATCACCCtgacagagagcagacagacCCCTGAGGCTAATAATGCCGTCTGCCAACAGGAAggctctgtctgtgtgcatgtgtgtgtgcatacgcattgtaaaataaatgaaaaaggcGTCTGTGCCTCTTGTACTGGTTGGaattgtgcacgtgtgtgtgtttcgctGTGACTCATTGTCTGCTCTCTAACTCCTCGCAGTGTCCCAcaaagaacaagaaaactttTGGCATCCATCTCCGAGTCGTGGGAGACTGGACTGGTGGGTTCATACAAACACGTGCAGAgaccccacacaaacacacaaacacgcgcacacacacacagacacacacagacacacacacacacagaaa
The Paralichthys olivaceus isolate ysfri-2021 chromosome 11, ASM2471397v2, whole genome shotgun sequence genome window above contains:
- the LOC109634604 gene encoding NADPH oxidase 4, translated to MVVSLRSWVANEGGKHLILMLWLAANTWLFLRTFLLYSTGHQYHYLYEMLGLGLCISRASASVLNLNCSLVLLPMCRSLLTFVRGTHTVSSRKTRRLLDKSKTFHVACGVTICIFSVVHVSAHLVNVMNFSVRYSDDFPALNLARHRGEDPKLIILTTIPGVTGVLLVLILFLMFMSSSSCVRVSNYEIFWYTHNLFIVFYIILMVHMVGGALKYQTNIETHPPGCLRANQSNTGQHDKELEQGEDEERRCREEAHFQPHYPQTWLWVSGPLCLYCAERFYRYIRGSDPVTVVTVNRHPCDVIELRMLKKNFKARPGQYILLNCPGVSSFENHPFTLTTCPTKNKKTFGIHLRVVGDWTERFTQLLLPQPRADLEILPMVHQRRYPKLYVDGPFGSPSEEVFNYDVSVCVAGGIGVTPFACVLHALLDGWEGFRLQRLYFVWVCRELQSFYWFAELLCALHHKLWKENRPDYFNLKLYVSRTDSLQSMSEEKYRPLTSRLLVGRPRWKLLFDEIGRTNKNKRVGVFCCGPRGISRTLHRLCNSSRSSGTIFEFNKESFS